GCGGGGGTCGGCATTTTTAACCCGAGCGGGCGAACCGCCGCGTATGTCCAAGCGCATCCTCGTTGCGGTCGACGGCTCCGCGGAGGCGACCGAGGCGCTACAGTTCGCCGCCGAGGAGTGGCCCGACGCCGACCTCACGGCGCTCCACGTGATCAACCCGGCGGACTCGGCCACGGGGGCCGACGGCGGCTTCCCGGGGGCCTCCGACCAGTGGTACGAGAGCGCCAAGGGGCGCGGCGAGCGGGTCCTCGCCGAGGCGGCGGAGGCGGTCGACCGCCCGGTCGCGACGAGACTGGAGGTCGGACGCCCGACGAAGACGATACTCGACGTCGCGGGCGGTGAGGCGGCGGTCGGCGAGGACGAGGACTCCGGCGAGCCGTTCGACCACGTCGTGCTGGCGAGCCGCGGTCGAACCGGGCTTTCCCGCGTGCTCCTCGGCAGCGTCGCCGAGGGCGTGGTCCGGCGCGCCGAGGTCCCCGTCACCGTCGTCCGGTGAGCGGCGGCGGTCGTCAACGAGGGGTCGGCGGCTACTCCTCGGCGCGCTCGGCCGCGACCACCTCGCCGACCATCGACCAGCCCTCCTCGTCGGGCCCGGACCGACCGAGCAGGATCCGCTCGTAGTCCTCGGAACTGATCAGCCGGAAGTCGGCGTCGGGGTCCGCGTCGACCCGGACGCCCTCGCCGCGGAACTCCCGCTGGAAGAACTCGGTCGACGAGAACTCGTAGACGCCGGTCTCGCCGGAGTCGAGTTCGAGCCGCACCGCTCGGGGCTGAACGTTGTGGATCCGCTTCGCGACGGGATTGAGATCGGGCATGTCACCGTATCGCCTCGGTTCGGGCATAAGTGGCCGGCTCTCCTCGCGCCTCTCGCCCGCCGTACCGGTTTAATAGCTCGCGAAGCCTCACTACACGGGACACACCATGATCGAAGCGTCTCTCAACTACCTGCGCGACGGTGACGACGCCCTCGTGACCGTCCTGATCGGCGGCGTCCTACTCCTCGCGAGCCCGCTGTTGATCCCGGCGTTCGCCGTGTTCGGCTACGTCGTTCGGGTGCTGCGGCGGACCGCCGACGGCGACGCGGAACCCCCGGTCTTCGACGCGTGGGGGGACCTCCTCGTCGACGGGCTGAAGGGATTCGCCGTCGCGTTCGTCTACTCGCTGCTGCCGTTGGGGGTCGTCGCCGTCGCCGCGGTGATCGGCCTCGGCGCGTTCGTCGCGGTGCCGGGCGGCGAGTCCGTCGGTGCCGGGACGGTCGTGGTCGGACTGACGGTCCTCGTCGCGGGGCTCGTCGCGCTCGCCCTGTCGCTCGTCGGGCTCTACGTGACGCCGGCGGCGTTGGCCGCGGTGGCGGACTCGGGGAAGGTCGGCGACGGGTTCGCCCTCGGGACGCTCTGGGGCGTCGTCACGAGCCGGGCGTACGCGACCGGCTGGCTCGCGGCCGCGGTCGTCGTCCTCGCCGGCTCGCTCGCGATCGGCGTGCTCTCGGTGGTTCCGGTCCTCGGGACGGTCGCCGGCGTCTTCGTCCAGTTCTACGCGCTCG
This genomic stretch from Halorubrum hochsteinianum harbors:
- a CDS encoding universal stress protein, which translates into the protein MSKRILVAVDGSAEATEALQFAAEEWPDADLTALHVINPADSATGADGGFPGASDQWYESAKGRGERVLAEAAEAVDRPVATRLEVGRPTKTILDVAGGEAAVGEDEDSGEPFDHVVLASRGRTGLSRVLLGSVAEGVVRRAEVPVTVVR
- a CDS encoding DUF4013 domain-containing protein; this encodes MIEASLNYLRDGDDALVTVLIGGVLLLASPLLIPAFAVFGYVVRVLRRTADGDAEPPVFDAWGDLLVDGLKGFAVAFVYSLLPLGVVAVAAVIGLGAFVAVPGGESVGAGTVVVGLTVLVAGLVALALSLVGLYVTPAALAAVADSGKVGDGFALGTLWGVVTSRAYATGWLAAAVVVLAGSLAIGVLSVVPVLGTVAGVFVQFYALVAAAAIIGWTWGDVRPTGTEPPGPEPAERPAV